The following proteins are co-located in the Planctomycetota bacterium genome:
- a CDS encoding cupin domain-containing protein, translated as MARHFHIEVDNGAAVVETNAAPDATPLAPRGWIIRTLDTAGVSTVLLDAEAGAEEFSMHASPDRWFGQVLAGSGTLAYGNAAGNEVGSVRVAAGDLLTFEPDTPHAWRVESEPLRLLFVKPA; from the coding sequence ATGGCCCGACACTTCCACATCGAGGTCGACAACGGCGCGGCCGTCGTCGAGACCAATGCCGCTCCAGACGCCACACCGCTCGCCCCGCGCGGCTGGATCATCCGCACGCTCGACACAGCCGGGGTCTCGACCGTGCTGCTCGACGCCGAGGCCGGAGCGGAGGAGTTTTCGATGCACGCGTCTCCCGATCGTTGGTTCGGCCAGGTGCTAGCGGGCAGCGGCACGCTCGCCTACGGCAACGCGGCTGGCAACGAAGTCGGCAGCGTGCGCGTTGCGGCTGGCGATCTGCTGACGTTCGAGCCGGACACGCCGCACGCCTGGCGTGTCGAGTCGGAGCCGCTTCGCCTGCTCTTCGTCAAACCGGCATGA